From the Chloroflexota bacterium genome, one window contains:
- the xseA gene encoding exodeoxyribonuclease VII large subunit, whose translation MAVYTVSQVTRYIKESLERDALLADLWVSGEVSNYTRSSAGHSYFSLKEANTVLRCVMFRGGSGHEHLGSGAAVSAHGRISVYEARGDLQCIVDLARPEGMGERYLELERLLVKLESEGLFEPSRKRPLPAFPQRLGVITSPTGAVWHDIQTVVERRYPLAELALAPCLVQGDTAAPSIIEAFEVINAEPGIDAVILARGGGSTEDLWVFNEEPVARAVYGSRTPVISAVGHETNTTVADMVADVRAPTPSAAAELAVPDSRILAARVAQNGQTLYQGVQQELALRMADVRDCLSVIERRVPDTASRRQQVDDLLAGLVMRLENSLAMHRQRTTGLDQRLSALDPAGVLRRGYAVVSREDTGETLLDAADVAAGDVVRVRLHRGGFGARVEGDGQTKQ comes from the coding sequence ATGGCCGTCTACACAGTCTCGCAGGTCACGCGGTACATCAAGGAGTCGCTGGAACGCGACGCCCTGCTGGCCGACCTGTGGGTGAGCGGCGAGGTCTCGAACTACACGCGCTCGTCGGCGGGGCACAGCTACTTTTCGCTGAAAGAGGCCAACACCGTCCTGCGGTGCGTCATGTTCCGCGGCGGGAGCGGCCACGAGCACCTGGGCAGCGGAGCGGCGGTCTCGGCGCACGGGCGGATCTCGGTGTACGAGGCGCGGGGCGACCTGCAGTGCATCGTCGACCTGGCGCGCCCCGAGGGGATGGGCGAACGGTACCTGGAGCTGGAGCGGCTGCTCGTCAAGCTTGAGAGCGAGGGCCTTTTCGAGCCGAGCCGGAAGCGCCCGCTGCCGGCGTTTCCGCAGCGGCTGGGGGTCATCACGTCGCCGACGGGAGCCGTCTGGCACGACATCCAGACGGTCGTCGAGCGGCGCTACCCGCTGGCGGAGCTGGCGCTGGCGCCGTGCCTTGTGCAGGGGGACACGGCGGCGCCGTCCATCATCGAGGCCTTTGAGGTCATCAACGCGGAGCCGGGCATCGACGCCGTCATCCTGGCGCGCGGGGGCGGCTCGACAGAGGACCTGTGGGTATTCAACGAGGAGCCGGTTGCGCGGGCCGTGTACGGCAGCCGGACGCCGGTCATCAGCGCGGTCGGGCACGAGACGAACACGACTGTGGCGGACATGGTGGCGGACGTGCGCGCGCCGACTCCCTCAGCCGCGGCGGAACTCGCGGTGCCGGACTCGCGCATCCTGGCGGCGCGCGTCGCGCAGAACGGGCAGACGCTGTACCAGGGCGTGCAGCAGGAGCTTGCGCTGCGGATGGCGGACGTTCGCGACTGCCTTTCGGTCATTGAGCGGCGCGTGCCCGACACTGCGTCGCGGCGGCAGCAGGTGGACGACCTGCTGGCGGGGCTCGTCATGCGGCTGGAGAACAGCCTCGCGATGCACCGGCAGCGGACCACGGGGCTCGACCAGCGGCTGAGCGCGCTGGACCCGGCGGGCGTGCTGCGGCGGGGCTACGCCGTCGTCAGCCGCGAGGACACAGGGGAGACGCTTCTGGACGCGGCGGACGTGGCGGCGGGGGACGTCGTGCGGGTGCGGCTGCACCGGGGCGGGTTCGGCGCGCGCGTGGAGGGGGATGGTCAAACGAAACAATGA
- the efp gene encoding elongation factor P, protein MADTVNYNEIRRGLTIEMDGDAYQIVDFKHVYMQQRAPTLTLKVRQLRTGKVFERNLPGSQRLTVADVEESEAQYLYNDGTSYIFMDMESFDQFPLTPDQIGDQSKFLKEGENITIVAFKGEPLSVELATTVDLEVVDTPPAFKGDTASSGRKPATLATGAQVRVPMHVTVGQVVKVDTRTGEYLSLVK, encoded by the coding sequence ATGGCGGATACGGTGAACTACAACGAGATACGCAGGGGCCTGACTATCGAGATGGACGGCGACGCCTACCAGATCGTGGACTTCAAGCACGTCTATATGCAGCAGCGGGCGCCGACGCTCACGCTGAAGGTCCGGCAGCTGCGCACGGGCAAGGTGTTCGAGCGCAACCTGCCGGGAAGCCAGCGGCTCACCGTCGCGGACGTGGAGGAGAGCGAGGCGCAGTACCTGTACAACGACGGCACGTCGTACATCTTCATGGACATGGAGTCGTTCGACCAGTTCCCGCTGACGCCGGACCAGATCGGCGACCAGTCCAAGTTCCTGAAGGAAGGCGAGAACATCACCATCGTCGCGTTCAAGGGCGAGCCGCTGAGCGTCGAGCTGGCGACGACAGTGGACCTGGAGGTCGTCGACACGCCTCCGGCGTTCAAGGGCGACACGGCGTCGTCGGGGCGCAAACCCGCGACGCTGGCGACGGGCGCGCAGGTCAGGGTGCCGATGCACGTCACTGTCGGGCAGGTCGTCAAGGTGGACACCCGCACCGGCGAGTACCTGTCGCTGGTGAAGTAA
- a CDS encoding aminopeptidase P family protein — protein MKNRLERLREKFSTLELDAFFVSSPENRRYLSGFVGSAGYLVISQDAAVLATDFRYTEQAELQAPDFRVDRISGGLSWVAELFKELGVKRVGFEAGHMTVALHSAIVNALKEDEAAKEVSLLATSQFIDPLRAIKEPDELALLTRAMEIADHAFAVVSPTIEIGDTEESVAWRLEWAMREAGAEALAFDTIIASGPNAAKPHHHPTERRIGAGETVVMDFGARYMGYNSDMTRTICLGEPDEMFRIVYDTVLNAQMTASVTVTPDMNSGDADGIARDIIDKAGYGDRFGHSLGHGIGLAVHEYPRVSPRTEDPLVDGTVFTIEPGIYIPGWGGVRIEDTVVMENGKVRSLTTSHKHENPKHG, from the coding sequence ATGAAGAATCGGTTGGAACGGCTGCGGGAGAAGTTCTCCACTCTGGAGCTGGACGCGTTCTTCGTGTCTTCGCCTGAGAACCGGCGGTATCTGTCCGGGTTTGTTGGCTCTGCGGGGTACCTGGTCATCAGCCAAGATGCGGCCGTGCTGGCGACGGACTTTCGCTACACGGAGCAGGCGGAGCTGCAGGCGCCGGACTTCCGCGTCGACCGCATCAGCGGCGGCTTGAGCTGGGTGGCCGAGTTGTTCAAGGAGCTTGGCGTCAAGCGCGTCGGGTTCGAGGCGGGGCACATGACCGTTGCGCTGCACTCGGCCATCGTCAACGCGCTGAAGGAGGACGAGGCTGCCAAGGAGGTCAGCCTCCTGGCCACGTCGCAATTCATCGACCCGCTGCGGGCCATCAAGGAGCCGGACGAGCTGGCATTGCTGACGCGGGCGATGGAGATCGCCGACCACGCCTTCGCCGTCGTGTCGCCGACGATCGAGATTGGCGACACCGAGGAGTCGGTCGCGTGGCGGCTGGAGTGGGCGATGCGTGAGGCGGGGGCGGAGGCGCTGGCCTTCGACACGATCATTGCGTCGGGGCCGAACGCCGCGAAACCGCACCACCACCCGACGGAGCGGCGCATCGGCGCGGGCGAGACGGTAGTGATGGACTTCGGCGCGCGGTACATGGGCTACAACAGCGACATGACGCGCACCATCTGCCTGGGTGAGCCGGACGAGATGTTCCGCATCGTGTACGACACGGTGCTGAACGCACAGATGACGGCGTCGGTCACGGTCACGCCGGACATGAACTCGGGCGACGCCGACGGCATCGCGCGGGACATCATCGACAAGGCGGGCTACGGGGACCGGTTCGGGCACAGCCTCGGGCACGGCATTGGGCTCGCGGTGCACGAGTACCCGCGGGTGAGCCCGCGCACGGAAGACCCGCTGGTGGACGGCACGGTCTTCACCATCGAGCCGGGCATCTACATCCCCGGCTGGGGCGGCGTGCGAATCGAGGACACGGTGGTCATGGAGAACGGCAAGGTGCGCTCGCTGACCACGTCGCACAAGCACGAGAACCCGAAGCACGGGTAG
- the aroQ gene encoding type II 3-dehydroquinate dehydratase, with product MRILLVNGPNINMLGRRDPSLYGTTTLAEIEAAAAARGAELGAEVVCFQSNHEGAIVDFLQAEAASSDGVVLNGGALTHYGISLRDALVDAGLPVVEVHLSNIHARERWRRQSVTAEVARGAIAGLGWRGYLYAIDYLVEHLKESRA from the coding sequence TTGCGGATTCTGCTGGTCAACGGGCCGAATATCAATATGCTGGGGCGTCGGGACCCGTCTTTGTACGGGACGACTACGCTTGCGGAGATTGAGGCGGCTGCTGCTGCTCGTGGGGCGGAGCTGGGGGCGGAGGTTGTCTGCTTCCAGTCGAACCACGAGGGCGCTATTGTTGACTTCTTGCAGGCTGAGGCGGCGTCGTCGGACGGGGTTGTGCTGAACGGCGGGGCGCTGACGCACTATGGGATCTCGCTGCGGGACGCGCTTGTGGATGCGGGGCTGCCGGTCGTCGAGGTACACCTGTCGAACATCCACGCTCGGGAGCGGTGGCGGCGGCAGTCGGTGACGGCTGAGGTTGCCCGAGGCGCGATCGCGGGACTGGGCTGGCGGGGCTACCTCTATGCGATAGACTACCTGGTGGAGCACTTGAAGGAGAGTAGGGCATGA
- a CDS encoding PIN domain-containing protein — MIAVDTNLLVYAHRRESRLHVAASSLLRGLAEGNDVWAIPWPCCYEFLSVVTNPRIWKDSATTPDQSWRQLAAWTTSPSVRLIGETEDFPEILESLVRRPRVIGGVVHDARIAAICVAHGVEALLTRDRDFSLFPELKTRDPLAG, encoded by the coding sequence ATGATCGCCGTCGACACCAACCTGCTGGTGTATGCGCACCGGCGCGAATCACGGCTTCATGTAGCGGCCTCTTCGCTTTTGCGCGGATTGGCAGAGGGCAACGACGTATGGGCTATTCCTTGGCCATGCTGCTACGAGTTCCTCAGCGTGGTGACCAACCCTCGAATCTGGAAGGATAGCGCGACCACGCCGGATCAGTCATGGCGTCAACTCGCTGCTTGGACAACCTCCCCTTCCGTACGTCTGATAGGAGAGACAGAGGACTTTCCGGAGATACTCGAGAGTTTAGTTCGACGCCCCCGGGTCATCGGCGGCGTTGTGCATGACGCCAGGATAGCGGCGATATGCGTAGCCCATGGAGTGGAAGCGCTCCTGACCAGGGACCGCGACTTCTCACTGTTCCCCGAACTCAAGACGCGGGACCCGCTAGCCGGGTGA
- a CDS encoding thiamine pyrophosphate-binding protein: protein MAEMTGGQALAKSLYREGVRVIFGLPGAQLYYATDALFDEPGIRWISTRNEQATTFMADGYARAGGGVGTAMVVPGPGVLNATSGLSTAYSASSPVLLVAGQIPRDLIGVNRGMLHEIDDQLESVKAVTKWAARVLNADEVPSAVHEAFRQLNTGRPRPVEIEIPPDTLAEALDVELLEPAMYDRTEPSADSIAEAARLLAENDGKVVIWAGGGANSEAASAALTRLAEHLQAPVLTTGEGKGAISDRHYLSLGSPRGREEMMQRVVADHSVVLAVGTRLATANLPEGHRVVQIDVDPEEIGRNWKDTLPVLGDATLSLERLHEAVSGLAGPSGSRQAEYEAFRATRNDPANLMEPQGSFMRAIRNALPDDGIFISGMTQIGYFSRAYFPVYKPGTFITSSYSGNLGFAFPTALGAKVARPDTPVVCVTGDGGFMYNVQELATAVHYGINTVTVVFNDNAFGNVLREQVRRFNDHPYGAELHNPDFVKMAESFGARGLRVHDADALETAIRESIAVEAPTLIEVPVGMMESSF, encoded by the coding sequence ATGGCTGAGATGACCGGCGGGCAGGCGTTGGCGAAGTCGCTGTACCGGGAGGGGGTGCGGGTGATCTTCGGGCTGCCGGGGGCACAGCTTTACTATGCGACCGACGCGCTCTTCGATGAGCCGGGGATCCGATGGATCAGCACTCGGAACGAGCAGGCGACGACGTTCATGGCTGACGGGTACGCTCGCGCGGGCGGCGGGGTCGGGACGGCGATGGTGGTGCCGGGGCCGGGCGTGCTGAACGCGACTTCGGGGCTCTCGACGGCGTACTCGGCGTCGTCGCCGGTGCTGCTGGTGGCCGGACAGATCCCCCGCGACCTCATCGGCGTGAACAGGGGCATGCTGCACGAGATCGACGACCAGTTGGAGTCGGTGAAGGCCGTAACCAAGTGGGCGGCCCGCGTGCTGAACGCCGACGAGGTTCCCTCGGCCGTGCACGAGGCGTTCCGGCAGCTCAACACTGGCCGGCCGCGGCCCGTCGAGATCGAGATCCCGCCCGACACGCTGGCGGAGGCGCTCGACGTGGAGCTGCTGGAGCCGGCCATGTACGACCGCACGGAGCCGTCGGCGGACTCGATCGCGGAGGCGGCGCGGCTGCTGGCAGAGAACGACGGCAAGGTGGTCATCTGGGCCGGCGGGGGCGCGAACTCGGAGGCGGCGTCGGCAGCGCTGACGCGGCTGGCCGAGCACCTGCAGGCGCCGGTGCTCACGACGGGCGAGGGGAAGGGGGCGATCTCGGACCGCCACTACCTGTCGCTGGGTTCGCCGCGAGGGCGGGAGGAGATGATGCAACGGGTGGTCGCCGACCACTCCGTCGTGTTGGCGGTGGGGACGCGGCTGGCGACGGCGAACCTGCCCGAGGGGCACCGCGTCGTGCAGATCGACGTCGACCCAGAGGAAATCGGGCGGAACTGGAAGGACACGCTGCCGGTGCTCGGCGACGCGACGCTTTCGCTGGAGCGGCTGCACGAGGCGGTGTCGGGGCTCGCCGGGCCGAGCGGGAGCAGGCAAGCGGAGTACGAGGCGTTCCGCGCGACGCGCAATGACCCGGCGAACCTGATGGAGCCGCAGGGGTCTTTCATGCGGGCCATCCGCAACGCGCTGCCGGACGACGGCATCTTCATCTCCGGCATGACGCAGATAGGGTACTTCAGCCGGGCGTACTTTCCGGTCTACAAGCCGGGCACGTTCATCACGTCATCGTACTCGGGGAACCTGGGGTTCGCGTTCCCGACGGCGTTGGGGGCGAAGGTGGCGCGGCCGGACACGCCGGTGGTCTGCGTGACCGGCGACGGCGGCTTCATGTACAACGTGCAGGAGCTGGCCACCGCCGTGCACTACGGGATCAACACGGTGACCGTTGTGTTCAACGACAATGCGTTCGGCAACGTGCTGCGGGAGCAGGTGCGGCGGTTCAACGACCACCCGTACGGGGCGGAGCTGCACAACCCGGACTTCGTGAAGATGGCCGAGTCCTTCGGCGCGCGGGGGCTTCGGGTGCACGACGCGGACGCGCTGGAGACGGCGATCCGGGAGTCCATAGCGGTCGAGGCGCCGACGCTGATCGAGGTGCCGGTGGGGATGATGGAGTCGTCGTTCTAG
- a CDS encoding helix-turn-helix transcriptional regulator gives MDTIELKNADQMMTSASLMPDGIQVRFADGCYGTIPFEALKDVKGPESIIGLELPNPFELFLVGIEGRYPEIPWDFARHYCDASYRERIESQAWLGRQTLGSRIRQVRKASGLTQQALARAAGIGRVTLVRLEKGEQRAKFKTLSAIAQAVGMPTIDLFLEPDSYEEAQGVFDRLGAEPITPLLQQIELEAWSLNAERHRQEFSALDKGLDAIFGALRKVAIGFDAVGSNREAEEVLDLVEEGMNLASRIFKVLRCAKFLSELGYYEQALALQRIGLEHLIVLYDLPECKETRQALKNQQSIRISKEMLERFQERNPSFPFKEAWKNNYRILSKIIHASGTGMQQLPPPEGQVGYHLVFASYYDSGRQKQNLRMLRDHLLLLLRVMEGMANLVNVELDIEESHRLLLTSRP, from the coding sequence ATGGACACTATCGAACTAAAAAACGCCGACCAAATGATGACTTCTGCAAGCTTGATGCCTGATGGAATTCAGGTGAGATTCGCGGACGGTTGCTATGGCACAATCCCATTTGAAGCTCTCAAGGATGTGAAGGGACCTGAGTCAATTATTGGCTTGGAGCTACCCAATCCATTCGAGCTTTTCTTGGTTGGAATTGAAGGTCGATACCCTGAGATTCCTTGGGACTTTGCCCGGCACTATTGCGATGCTTCTTACCGAGAGCGCATCGAATCGCAGGCTTGGCTAGGAAGACAGACACTAGGTAGCCGAATTCGCCAAGTCCGCAAGGCTTCCGGTTTGACTCAGCAAGCTCTCGCGCGAGCAGCTGGAATTGGCAGAGTAACCTTGGTCCGGCTAGAAAAGGGTGAGCAAAGAGCTAAGTTCAAGACGCTTTCGGCTATTGCGCAGGCGGTCGGCATGCCGACAATCGACCTATTCCTTGAACCTGACTCATACGAAGAAGCCCAAGGTGTCTTTGATCGACTTGGGGCTGAGCCAATCACACCGCTTCTACAACAAATTGAACTGGAGGCTTGGTCACTCAATGCCGAAAGACACCGACAAGAGTTTTCTGCATTGGATAAAGGCCTTGATGCCATATTTGGTGCACTGCGAAAGGTGGCCATTGGTTTTGATGCTGTAGGAAGCAATCGGGAAGCTGAAGAGGTACTGGACCTCGTAGAAGAAGGGATGAACCTAGCCTCTCGAATATTCAAGGTCTTGCGCTGCGCCAAGTTCCTTTCGGAGCTGGGCTACTACGAGCAAGCTTTGGCCCTTCAACGTATTGGGCTGGAGCACCTTATCGTGTTGTACGACCTCCCGGAATGCAAAGAAACGAGACAGGCGCTCAAGAATCAACAATCAATCCGAATCTCAAAGGAAATGCTGGAGCGGTTTCAGGAGAGAAACCCCTCGTTCCCATTCAAAGAAGCGTGGAAGAACAACTATAGGATCCTCAGCAAGATTATCCATGCTAGTGGGACCGGAATGCAGCAACTGCCACCCCCAGAGGGACAAGTAGGCTATCATCTTGTTTTCGCCAGCTATTATGATTCCGGTCGCCAGAAGCAGAACCTCCGCATGCTGCGTGACCATCTCCTTCTTCTCCTGCGCGTAATGGAAGGAATGGCAAATCTGGTCAACGTAGAACTGGATATCGAGGAATCCCACCGTCTGCTTCTTACCTCCAGGCCATAG
- a CDS encoding menaquinone biosynthesis decarboxylase yields the protein MRAPIPATPSCHRRPRVPGKFRDLREYIAFLEGRGDLRRVSTPVSAHLEITEIADRLVKSGGPAVLFENVEGHDMPLLINAFGTIPRVASALGVERLDELTERVRGLLGMVKEPHQGLFAKLKALGQLAQIASYQPKTVRSAPCQEVFIPGEEVDLSTLPVLTCWPGDAGPFITLPLVVSRDPFTGVRNIGIYRMQVYDRNTTGMHWQTHKIGAHHQRLAQDKGIERMEVAVALGGDPATIWAGSAPLPPDLDEYLLAGFIRGEGIELVKCKTVDLEVPAHAEIVLEGYVDPAESRPEGPFGDHTGYYSPAEDYPVFHVTAMTRRRDPIYPTSMVGRPPTEDFFFGKATERLFLPAIQMVLPEIVDINMPAEGIFHNLIIVSIKKSYRGQAQKVAHGMWGLGLLALAKTIVIVDADVNVQDLSEVAWRVTANLDPQQDIFFASGPVDDLDHASSTPRVGSKVGIDATAKGPLDGRERPWPDDIVMSDEVKALVDGKWSSYGI from the coding sequence ATGCGAGCGCCAATCCCAGCCACGCCATCCTGTCACCGGAGGCCCCGCGTGCCCGGTAAGTTCCGTGACCTGCGCGAGTACATCGCCTTCCTCGAAGGCCGCGGCGACCTGCGCCGCGTGTCGACGCCCGTCAGCGCACACCTCGAGATCACGGAGATCGCCGACCGCCTCGTCAAGTCCGGCGGGCCCGCCGTGCTCTTCGAGAACGTCGAGGGCCACGACATGCCCCTCCTCATCAACGCTTTCGGCACGATCCCCCGCGTTGCGTCCGCCCTCGGCGTCGAGCGCCTCGACGAGCTGACGGAGCGCGTCCGAGGGCTGCTCGGCATGGTGAAGGAGCCGCACCAGGGGCTCTTCGCCAAGCTCAAGGCCCTCGGCCAGCTTGCGCAGATCGCGTCCTACCAGCCGAAGACCGTCCGCTCCGCCCCATGCCAGGAGGTCTTCATTCCCGGCGAAGAGGTCGACCTGTCGACGCTCCCCGTGCTCACGTGCTGGCCCGGCGACGCCGGCCCCTTCATAACTCTGCCCCTCGTCGTCAGCCGAGACCCCTTCACCGGCGTCCGCAACATCGGCATCTACCGCATGCAAGTGTACGACCGCAACACCACCGGCATGCACTGGCAGACCCACAAGATTGGCGCGCACCACCAGCGGCTCGCGCAGGACAAGGGCATTGAGCGCATGGAGGTCGCAGTGGCCCTCGGAGGCGACCCCGCGACGATCTGGGCCGGGTCCGCGCCCCTGCCGCCCGACCTCGACGAATACCTCCTCGCCGGCTTCATCCGCGGCGAGGGCATCGAGCTCGTGAAGTGCAAGACCGTCGACCTCGAGGTGCCCGCCCACGCTGAGATTGTGCTGGAGGGCTACGTCGACCCGGCGGAGAGCCGCCCCGAGGGCCCCTTCGGCGACCACACGGGCTACTACTCGCCCGCCGAGGACTACCCCGTCTTCCACGTCACGGCTATGACGCGCCGCCGAGACCCCATCTACCCCACCTCCATGGTGGGCCGCCCGCCCACGGAGGACTTCTTCTTCGGCAAGGCCACGGAGCGCCTCTTCCTGCCCGCCATCCAGATGGTCCTGCCGGAGATCGTGGACATCAACATGCCCGCGGAGGGCATCTTCCACAACCTCATCATCGTATCCATCAAGAAGTCGTACCGCGGCCAGGCGCAGAAGGTCGCGCACGGCATGTGGGGCCTCGGCCTGCTCGCCCTCGCCAAGACCATCGTCATCGTCGACGCCGACGTCAACGTGCAGGACCTCTCGGAGGTCGCCTGGCGCGTCACCGCAAACCTCGACCCACAGCAGGACATCTTCTTCGCCAGCGGCCCCGTCGACGACCTCGACCACGCATCGAGCACCCCGCGAGTCGGCAGCAAGGTCGGCATCGACGCGACGGCCAAGGGCCCCCTCGATGGCCGCGAGCGCCCCTGGCCCGATGACATCGTCATGAGCGACGAGGTCAAGGCGCTCGTTGACGGCAAGTGGTCGTCGTACGGCATATAA
- the ubiA gene encoding putative 4-hydroxybenzoate polyprenyltransferase, whose protein sequence is MQNVAHENAGPLRKLNYVLAAVKFEQSLFALPFAYIGMLLAADGLPELQPFIWVTLAMVGARNAGMAVNRVFDRNIDAVNPRTADRHLPQGLLQPWELSMLAVAGLALYFVAAWQLNPLALALSPVGALFVVGYSTVKRFSWLTHFTLGMTLAIAPAGGWVGVTGELAWEAVLLYAVVATFASGFDIFNTVGDMEFDRTHGIRALPARFGIHAAFWVSRTMHVLTASALLALGFWLELAWPYFIGWGIAAVLLVYEHIALKPDDMSKLRFVFTQVNAVISLAVLVFTFIAVVVV, encoded by the coding sequence ATGCAGAACGTAGCGCACGAAAACGCCGGGCCCCTCAGGAAGCTCAACTACGTCCTCGCGGCGGTGAAGTTCGAGCAGAGCCTCTTCGCGCTGCCCTTCGCCTACATCGGCATGCTCCTCGCCGCCGACGGTCTGCCCGAGCTCCAGCCGTTCATATGGGTCACACTCGCCATGGTCGGCGCGCGCAATGCCGGCATGGCCGTCAACCGCGTCTTCGACCGTAACATCGACGCCGTCAACCCGCGCACCGCCGACCGCCACCTGCCGCAGGGCCTCCTGCAGCCGTGGGAGCTCTCGATGCTGGCCGTCGCCGGGCTCGCCCTCTACTTCGTCGCCGCGTGGCAGCTCAACCCGCTCGCCCTCGCGCTTTCGCCGGTCGGCGCCCTCTTCGTCGTCGGCTACTCGACCGTCAAACGGTTCTCCTGGCTGACCCACTTCACCCTCGGCATGACGCTCGCCATCGCCCCGGCGGGCGGCTGGGTCGGCGTCACCGGCGAGCTCGCGTGGGAGGCCGTGCTGCTCTACGCCGTCGTCGCCACCTTCGCCAGCGGCTTCGACATCTTCAACACCGTCGGCGACATGGAGTTCGACCGAACCCACGGCATCAGGGCGCTGCCTGCCCGTTTCGGCATCCACGCCGCCTTCTGGGTCTCCCGCACCATGCACGTCCTGACCGCCTCCGCCCTGCTGGCTCTCGGCTTCTGGTTGGAGCTCGCGTGGCCCTACTTTATTGGCTGGGGCATTGCCGCCGTGCTGCTCGTGTACGAGCACATCGCCCTCAAGCCCGATGACATGTCCAAGCTCCGTTTCGTCTTTACGCAGGTCAACGCCGTCATCAGCCTCGCCGTGCTCGTCTTCACCTTCATCGCGGTCGTGGTCGTATGA
- a CDS encoding UbiX family flavin prenyltransferase: MTTHDARPVIVGVTGASGAVMAKGLVDALLRRETDVALVCSSGGRLVWAEEMDRSYAATVAGWQESPHFTEYAIGDLRAPIASGSYPTRGMAVVPCSMNSLSAIAHGRSDNLLLRAADVCLKERRTLVITPRETPLHSGHLENMLRASQLGAVVLPPEPPFYLRPHTIDEVVDFVVDRVLVALGVEEALEDEHQYRPGREREG; encoded by the coding sequence ATGACCACGCACGACGCGCGCCCCGTCATCGTCGGCGTCACCGGCGCCAGCGGTGCCGTCATGGCGAAGGGCCTCGTCGACGCCCTCCTCCGCCGCGAGACCGACGTCGCGCTCGTCTGCTCCTCCGGCGGCCGTCTCGTCTGGGCCGAGGAGATGGACCGCAGCTACGCTGCGACGGTCGCCGGCTGGCAGGAGTCGCCCCACTTCACGGAGTACGCCATCGGCGACCTCCGCGCCCCCATCGCCAGCGGCTCATACCCCACGCGCGGCATGGCCGTCGTCCCCTGCAGCATGAACAGCCTCTCCGCCATCGCCCACGGCCGCTCCGACAACCTCCTCCTCCGCGCCGCCGATGTCTGCCTGAAGGAGCGCCGCACCCTCGTCATCACCCCCCGCGAGACGCCCCTCCACTCCGGCCACCTCGAGAACATGCTCCGCGCGAGCCAGCTCGGCGCAGTCGTCCTCCCGCCCGAGCCCCCCTTCTACCTCCGCCCGCACACCATCGACGAGGTGGTCGACTTCGTCGTCGACCGCGTCCTGGTGGCCCTCGGTGTCGAGGAGGCCCTGGAGGACGAGCACCAGTACCGCCCCGGCCGAGAGCGCGAGGGCTAG
- a CDS encoding NAD(P)-dependent oxidoreductase, translating into MILITGGMGFIGLHTARAMLDAGEEEVVITYYQTWREPSFIKDDYGSRVHVEKVDVTDREGLLALGEKHNITSICHLAVTGLGAYDAIGDMRVNLNGLMNVMEAGVQWGVSRVSLASSIAIYSSVAEGPFKEDIALPIYGTGNPTETYKKTFEIVGGHVGVRSGIEVVTLRIGGIWGPLYHSMANLPSRLVHAAVKGEEPNLAAGRGGVPFAEDEADFCYVKDCGLGISMVHRAESLPHKTYNISSGRTHRNQDLVDGIKEVIPDAKIELQPGNGPNARKDPYGDPSQIRADVGYEPQFTLYTGIADYIGWLRAGNER; encoded by the coding sequence ATGATTCTGATCACAGGCGGCATGGGGTTCATTGGCCTGCACACGGCCCGCGCAATGCTCGACGCGGGCGAGGAAGAAGTGGTCATCACCTACTACCAGACCTGGCGAGAGCCCAGCTTCATCAAGGACGACTACGGCAGCCGCGTCCACGTCGAGAAGGTGGACGTGACCGACCGCGAGGGTCTCCTCGCCCTCGGCGAGAAGCACAACATCACCAGCATCTGCCACCTCGCCGTCACCGGCCTCGGCGCCTACGACGCCATCGGCGACATGCGCGTCAACCTGAACGGCCTGATGAACGTCATGGAGGCCGGCGTACAGTGGGGCGTCTCCCGGGTCTCCCTCGCCAGCTCCATCGCCATCTACTCCAGCGTCGCCGAGGGCCCGTTCAAGGAGGACATCGCCCTCCCCATCTACGGCACCGGCAACCCGACCGAGACCTACAAGAAGACCTTTGAGATTGTCGGCGGCCACGTCGGCGTCCGCTCCGGCATCGAGGTCGTCACCCTCCGCATCGGCGGCATCTGGGGCCCCCTCTACCACTCGATGGCCAACCTGCCGAGCCGCTTGGTGCACGCCGCCGTCAAGGGCGAGGAGCCCAACCTCGCCGCCGGCCGTGGCGGCGTCCCCTTCGCCGAGGACGAGGCCGACTTCTGCTACGTCAAGGACTGCGGCCTCGGCATCAGCATGGTCCACCGCGCCGAGTCGCTGCCCCACAAGACCTACAACATCAGCAGCGGCCGCACCCACCGCAACCAGGACCTCGTCGACGGCATCAAGGAAGTCATCCCCGACGCCAAGATCGAGCTCCAGCCCGGCAACGGCCCCAACGCCCGCAAGGACCCCTACGGCGACCCGTCGCAGATCAGGGCCGATGTCGGCTACGAACCGCAGTTCACCCTCTACACTGGCATCGCCGATTACATCGGCTGGCTCCGCGCCGGCAACGAGCGGTAG